The genomic DNA CGCTCTCGATCCAGCATCCACGAAGAGGGTTAGCTTTCCGATCCGGAGGTCCGCCCTGACCCGTTCGAAATCCGCCAGGGACGGCAGGTGGCCCCTCGCTGAAGCTCGGGGTGCAGTCAACCCCGGTAGTACCGGCGGTAGTGGAGGGCCAGGCCGGGGCGCTTCACCCGCACGCGGATCGAGCGGTATTCCCCGGGGCGGGCCTTTCCCGACGGGGAGAAGCCGAGGGTGAAGGTGCTCCGGGTGAGCCGGTCCACGGCCCGGAGCCCTTCCGCGATCGGTGCGTGGACGAAGGCGAGGCCGCCGGTGAGGTCGGAGACCCGCCGGATGCTGCCGAGAGCGGTCGCGGTGTCCACGCCCTGGCGGGTGTACCCGGAATCCATCCCGCCGGTCTGGAAGGTGTGGACGGCCACCCGGGCGGCGTTGGCCGCCAGGGCCAGCTGGTGGTCGGAGGCGGGGTGCTTGAGGAAGAGGCCGTCGGCGGAGAAGAAGAGGAGGTGCTTCGCGCCGGGCTGACGGTCCAGGATCCCCACGGCGCGGTGAAGGTTCTGCAGGTCCATGAGGGCCCGCCCGCCCCGGGCCTGCTCCGCCCGTGAGAGCCGCTTCAGGGCGGAGGACGTGGGGAAGGCGACGCCCTCCGGGAGGCGGTTGCGCATCGTCCCCGCCGCCTCGAAAATCCCGTCGATCCGCTGCTGGACGTCCGGGGCGAAGTCCCGCTCCACGATTCCCAGGAGGTCGTCGGTCCGCACCTGCATGATGGCTTCGATCTCCCGGAACGCGCGCCGGTAGCGTCCCAGGACGTCAAGGACGTCCTCGATCCGCGCGGTGAACGGGGTCATCCGGTTGTAGGCCATGAGGGCGACCCGGTCGTCGGGCCCGAGGCGATCCCGCAGGAAGACCGCCAGGTCCCCGAGGCTGTCGAAGGGGTCAACGGTGCCCATTCGGCCGATGAAAACCACGAAGGTGCGTCCCGGCCCGCCGAAGGCGGCGGGGGCCGGGGACGCCGGGACGGGGGGCGCCGCCCCGCCGGCCGGATCGCCGGGAAAGCCGGGGGCGAAATACTCCAGGGGCCGGGGCTCCCCGTTCTCGAAGACCTCGAAGTCGTCGGCGCTCAGGGGCGGGAGGGGCCCGTCGCCCCGGACCGTGACCAGGACGTCCACGGGCACCAGTTCCACGCGGCTGACGATGACCGGCGCTTCCGCCGGCGGGCGGGTGAAAGCCGCCGCGGCCAAGGAGGCCCAGGCGACACCCAGGAGGGCCCACCGCGCGGGCCGTTTCCTGGCCCGGGCGGGAAGCGGCCCCCCCCGTTTGGAACCGGCCCCGGCCACCGTGACGCCGCGCTTCATGTTCGACCCTCCTCGTTTCCGAAAACCGACGACCGCGCCAGCCTGCCCCCGATCTCCGGCCAAGGGTGAAACAAGGGGCGCGCAACCCTATCCCGACCTTTTCCCGGCATTTTGTTTGCGCGCTTGACGGGCGGGGGGGCTTGGTTTATCATGAAGCCATCAGGGGTGACCGATGGAACGGAACGTGGAAATCCTGATCCAGGAACTCAACCAGATGCTCAACAAGATCGTCCGGGAGAACCGGGAACTCAAGGGCGTCATCCGGGCCATCCACGCCATGGGCTACAACGTGCAGATCTCCTTCACCTGCGCGGGCAACGAGAAGGGCACGGTGACCTGCACGGGCCGGGACGAGCCCGAGGACAAGTCCCAGCTCAACCTCTCGCGAGAGGACTACATGTTCCTCAAGTCGATCCGCATCACCTCGGACGATTAACCACGAACCACACGTAATACACGAACAACCCATCCCGGCCCGCGTCGCGCTGATCCAGTCCCGGACAAGCCGGTAAACGAGTCCGTTTCGACGTGGATCGGACCGGCTTACTTCACCACCGTCGCGGGGCAGGTGCCGGACGGGATGGAATAGGGCCCGATGGGCTTCCCGTCCTTGACCCCGTAGATGGTGCTGGCCAGCGAATCCCCGTAAAGTTCGAGCTTCTTCAGGTCGTCCGCCGAGGAGATCTCGAGCTGGATCTTCGCTACGGAGATCAGCCCCGTGGGGGACTGGGCGCCGGTCTGGACGGCGGTGAACTTCACGAGCCCTTCCTTGTTGGCCTTCTCGAGGTTGGTGAAGATGGGCTTCCCGTTGAATTCGGACGTGGTCCCTCCCTGGATGTCCACCAGGCGGGTGGTCTTGGGGTCGAAACGAAGCCCCAGAACGTAGGCGCCCAGCACGCAGGGTTTCTGCCCGCTCCCTTCGAGGATGACCCGGGTTTTCGACAGGTCGATGCAGGCGTCCAGGGTGACGGTGGTGCCGGTCGGCCCCGGCGTGGTGAGCGTCAGCTCGGCGCTCCCGACCAGCCCCGGCACGGGCCGGGGCGGGGGCGTCACCGTCGACGGCGTGTCGGCGGGGGCGGTGCCCGGGGGGTTGGCGGGGGGAGTGCCCTGTGCCGCCAGCGTGCCGATGCCCAGCCAAAGGACGCCCAGGATGATTGCCACGTTTTTCCGGCTCATAAAGCCCTCCATGCGTTTTGATTTCGATCAGTCCGCCCGTCCGCAAAGCGTGCGGACGGCGTCGGCCACGGCCGTTTCGTCCATCCCCTGCAGGCGCATCACCGCATCGGGGACGCCCGACGCGGCGTAGTCCCTCACCCCCAGCATGATCACCCGGGCGTGACGGCCGGTCTCCAGGAGACGGCGGGCGACGGCGGCGCCGAGGCCGGTGTGGACGTTGTGGTCCTCCACCGTCACCAGGCGCCCGATGGATTGGATGCACGAGAGGGCGCCCTCGTCGATGGCCAGGGGGCAGGAGACGTTGAGCACCGTGACCCGGAGCCCCTCGGCGGCCAGCATTTCGGCGGCCTTCAGCGCACAGGGGACGGTGCTCCCCATGGCGGCCACGACGGCGTCGGGGCCGTTCCGGAGCAGGTCGGTCCGCCCGTACTCGAAGACATAGTCCCCCCCGAAGAAGGGTTCCCCTTCGGCGTCGACAACGGGGTTCAGCTTGGATCGCCCCATCCCGATGAAGACGTTCCCCGGCTGGAGGGCCGCCCAGCGGACGACCCGGTCGGTCTGGTTCGGGTCGGCGGGGACCACCACCTTGAAGTGGAACAGGTTGGCGAGCGCCCCCACGTAGTCGATGCACTGGTGGGTCTTGCCGTCCTCCCCGACGTCCAGCCCGACGTGGGTGCAGACCACCTTGAGGTTCGCCTCGTTGATGTCGTTGAGGCGCTGCTGGTTGTAGGTCTCGTCCACGCCGAAGACCCCGAAGTCGGACCAGAAGACCTGCACGTCCTGGCAGGAGAGGGCCCCCGCGGCGGCGGCGGCGTGGTGCTCCATGATCCCGGTCTGGAAGAACCGATCCGGCGTCGCCTGGGCGAAACCGGCGGTCTTCACGCTCACCGCCAGGTCGCAGTCGAAGAGGGCGAGCGGGGTGGCGCCCTCCCGCCCGGCGTTCGCCTTCGCGATGTCTTCCAGGGCCCGGCCCCAGGCGCTCCGGTTGTCGGTGGGCTTGTCCGGGGTGTAGACCACGGGGGTCCCCGTCTCCAGCACCGGGCGGAACGCCGGGAGCTGCGCCCCGGCGAGGTGCGTCGTTCCCCGTGCCCGGCGCTCGCGGTAACGGTCGAGGTCGCCGGGTTGGCCCAGGATCGCCAGGGCCTGGCGGCACGGGTCCTCGGAGAGGGCCTGGCCGTGCCATTTCTCGTCGTTTTCCATGAAGGGCACGCCCTTGCCCATGACCGTCTCGGCCACGATGGCGGTGCAGTGTTCCCCGTCGCGGACCGCTCCCCGGATCGCCGCGTAGAGGGCCTGCAGGTCGTGCCCGTCCACGCGGACGACGTTCCACCCGTCGCTCCGGAAGTTCTCCTCCACGTTCTGGGGCATGACGCTCTCGGTCTTGCCGCTGATCTGGAGGTGGTTGCGGTCCACCAGGCAGGTCAGGTT from Acidobacteriota bacterium includes the following:
- a CDS encoding VWA domain-containing protein, translated to MKRGVTVAGAGSKRGGPLPARARKRPARWALLGVAWASLAAAAFTRPPAEAPVIVSRVELVPVDVLVTVRGDGPLPPLSADDFEVFENGEPRPLEYFAPGFPGDPAGGAAPPVPASPAPAAFGGPGRTFVVFIGRMGTVDPFDSLGDLAVFLRDRLGPDDRVALMAYNRMTPFTARIEDVLDVLGRYRRAFREIEAIMQVRTDDLLGIVERDFAPDVQQRIDGIFEAAGTMRNRLPEGVAFPTSSALKRLSRAEQARGGRALMDLQNLHRAVGILDRQPGAKHLLFFSADGLFLKHPASDHQLALAANAARVAVHTFQTGGMDSGYTRQGVDTATALGSIRRVSDLTGGLAFVHAPIAEGLRAVDRLTRSTFTLGFSPSGKARPGEYRSIRVRVKRPGLALHYRRYYRG
- a CDS encoding transketolase → MSFSFAPYRRFEPELLPPEAVEALQALGRKARADVLRMTTLASSGHPGGSMSSMEMYLLLWALANVDPADPHRPDRDRIVVSHGHTSPGVYSVLGNLGFFDVDDAVAHFRQADSPWEGHVERCVPGVEWSTGNLGQGLSAGCGMALASRIHGVPFHVFVVMGDGEQQKGQISEARRFAAKYGLSNLTCLVDRNHLQISGKTESVMPQNVEENFRSDGWNVVRVDGHDLQALYAAIRGAVRDGEHCTAIVAETVMGKGVPFMENDEKWHGQALSEDPCRQALAILGQPGDLDRYRERRARGTTHLAGAQLPAFRPVLETGTPVVYTPDKPTDNRSAWGRALEDIAKANAGREGATPLALFDCDLAVSVKTAGFAQATPDRFFQTGIMEHHAAAAAGALSCQDVQVFWSDFGVFGVDETYNQQRLNDINEANLKVVCTHVGLDVGEDGKTHQCIDYVGALANLFHFKVVVPADPNQTDRVVRWAALQPGNVFIGMGRSKLNPVVDAEGEPFFGGDYVFEYGRTDLLRNGPDAVVAAMGSTVPCALKAAEMLAAEGLRVTVLNVSCPLAIDEGALSCIQSIGRLVTVEDHNVHTGLGAAVARRLLETGRHARVIMLGVRDYAASGVPDAVMRLQGMDETAVADAVRTLCGRAD